Proteins encoded together in one Nyctibius grandis isolate bNycGra1 chromosome 1, bNycGra1.pri, whole genome shotgun sequence window:
- the MARCKS gene encoding myristoylated alanine-rich C-kinase substrate, whose translation MGAQFSKTAAKGEASAEKPGEAVAASPSKANGQENGHVKVNGDASPAAAEAGKEEVQANGSAPAEETGKEEAASSEPASEKEAAEAESTEPASPAEGESSPKTEEGATPSSSSETPKKKKKRFSFKKSFKLSGFSFKKNKKEAGEGAESEGGAAAAAEGGKEEATAPEAAGSEEGKAAAEEACAAAAGSAEAAKEEAGDSQEAKSDEAAPEKAAGEETPAAAEEQQPPQQQQAEGKAKAAEEAAGAGAATSEAGSGDQEAAPAEEPARQEPPAESSPEGPAGESAE comes from the exons ATGGGTGCCCAGTTCTCCAAGACCGCTGCAAAGGGCGAAGCCTCCGCCGAGAAACCCGGGGAAGCAGTGGCTGCATCTCCATCCAAGGCGAATggacag GAGAACGGCCACGTGAAGGTGAACGGCGACGCCTCCCccgcggcggcggaggcgggTAAGGAGGAGGTGCAGGCCAACGGGAGCGCGCCCGCCGAGGAGACGGGCAAGGAGGAGGCGGCCTCGTCGGAGCCCGCCTCCGAGAAGGAGGCGGCCGAGGCGGAGAGCACCGAGCCGGCCTCCCCGGCGGAGGGCGAGTCCTCCCCCAAGACTGAGGAGGGCGCGACCCCTTCGTCCAGCAGCGAGAccccgaaaaaaaaaaagaagcgcTTTTCCTTCAAGAAGTCCTTTAAGCTCAGCGGCTTCTCCttcaagaagaacaagaaggaggCCGGCGAGGGCGCCGAGAGCGAgggcggcgccgccgccgcggcggagGGCGGGAAGGAGGAGGCAACGGCCCCCGAGGCGGCGGGCAGCGAGGAGGGCAAGGCCGCCGCCGAGGAGGCTtgcgcggccgccgccggcagCGCCGAGGCGGCGAAGGAGGAGGCGGGGGACTCGCAGGAGGCCAAATCGGACGAGGCCGCCCCCGAGAAGGCGGCGGGAGAAGAGaccccggcggcggcggaggagcagcagcctccgcagcagcagcaggcggAGGGGAAAGCGAAGGCggcggaggaggcggcgggcgcCGGCGCCGCCACGAGCGAGGCGGGCAGCGGCGATCAGGAGGCGGCCCCCGCGGAGGAGCCGGCGCGGCAGGAGCCCCCGGCCGAGAGCAGTCCGGAGGGGCCCGCCGGCGAGTCGGCGGAGtaa